gaTGCCCGACGATTTGGTATTGTAACCCACCTCTCgtgtatgactttgcctgtccctgacgccgtctccgCCTGAGCCTGTTTAAACCCCGTATGATCTTCTGTGTATGACGCTGCCTGAATTGGATTCTGaacctggaataaactgtcctaTTATCACCATCAACGCTGTgttgcgctgtgcatgtgggtcctcatccgtgcgtTCGTGACAGACCTCATGTGCGTTGACGTCTCCCtaagatggcaaagtgaaagagaggttcacacaggttttgGTGAGGTGGGTCATCCACTCTGGTCCCTTTACATCACACCTGAGTTAGGATGTCAGGTACACAGACAGTTGACTGCCCTGTGAGTTTTTGACGAGGGAAAGAAAAATCTAGGCTTGCTAGTGTTAAAGCTTACAGGTTTTTGTGGAAATGCAGTCTTAGGTGACTTATTTTCACAGTTCATAATAtaaatttaatttgtttgttttcacaatATTGGTTAACTTTCTTTAACATGTGTAAAAAGATACACAATTGAGCTGagaccttttctttttgttctccaGTTTCGCATCATCCACATGTTTGAGACAGAAAATTGAaagcttcatcttcatcttcatcttgttactgtacatcaatGAAACCCGGCTCACTGAAGGAAAATCATAAAATCACAACAATAATCAACACGTACACATTAGCCGCTGTCTGTTATTCAGCAAACACCATGTCCCAAATTAACTGCACcgcatgtaaacacacaattctttattatttctgAAGTGTCTGTGTGCTGTTCTGATCTGAGGCAGATTAAGGCCGTAAACCAGTGGATTACTGATAGGAGGAATAATCAGAAACTCCAGAGATAAAACTATGACATCGATAGGATTCACATCATCAACCTTATAAAGACTCAGGGAAATTTCAATAAAAACTGAGATACAAAAGTTCATAAAGGTCAGAATGTGGGGCAGACAGGTCTGCAGCGCCTTCCCTCTGAACTCAGCTGAGCTTCTCCTGCAGACGAGCAGAATACGCAGGTAGGAGTAGAGGATGAAGAACAGGGGGATGAAAACTGATGCCACAGCAAGACACTGTCCTGTGATGTTGTTTACGACTTTGTCCACACAGGAGAGAAGAAGTATTGACCAGTTGGTGCAGTAAATATGCTTCAGTGCATttccacacaaagacaaactaaTAGACAGATAGAAAAAGTAGGAAAGTATAAATACAGGGTAGAGCACAGTAAAAACCAGGAGACTCAGCACTGCCCAAAACGTCATCTTACTGTGGTAGTGTAAAGGCTGACAGATAGCTACCAGCCTGTCATAGGCCATGACAGTAAGCAGAGACACCTCATGTCCTACATATGTGTAAATAACATACATCTGAGTGAAGCAGAATGGACGCGAGATGAGATGAGCGTCAGACAGCAGGTCCATCAGGAACCTGGGGAAGAAGCCGACGGAGCCGTACACAGAGTttagagacagacagcagatgAAAATGTACATGGGCTGATGCAGAGACTTCTCCAGACAGACGCTCAGAATGATGACGACATTAGCAGAGATGATGGTCATGAAGagcaacagacacagacagaagaagagatATCTGAGGGAGCCAAGGTCTGAGAACACAGTGAACTCAAAGGAGGACGGGGCCACGCTGGAGTTGCTCATGGCTGCACAAGGAGAGGGTGGTTAAATAGTAAACCATTTCACTATGAGCAAGATAAACTTGTGCCTTTCAAATTtcaacaaaaccaacaaaatatTTGCACACAATGGTGTAAACGtcagatgcaaaaaaaaaacgtggtaAAAATTCCCGGATGTGTACGATTCAGCTCCCGAGTCTTTTAATGTCTGCTCGCCGCATTGTCCAAGTGCCAACAAACTTGAGCCACCAATGCCTTTTATGCTGTTTGTTCCACTTGCACAGCTGAATTCAGAATGGCCCCAAAGGaaggtgtgttttcattttttatagtTAATTGACAtcattgtctttgtgttgttgttgaatTTGATTGGAATTTGAGTCTCAGCGCGTTACGTCTGACTGTGTGGCAAGATGCAGTCAAGCTTTTGTGTGAATGAAGTTTCAAGATGAGTCACACAAAAAATGTGAGCGTGGACTGAGGTTAGTTGGTTTATCAATAACTGCTGTGTAAAAAAAGGCTGTGGAGTCCAGTTAATCCACAGGCTCCctaaaatgacacatttcacATTATTCCGACTGAGTTGAGGCTGTGATACACCTGAGCACTAATTAATCTTCATAAGTCTAGGACGTAGGTGCCCCAAAGCTAAAACCACTGTGATTAATGTGTTGGTTTCATCAGCGTCATGGCCTCAGAGCTTGTGTCCCTGTGACAATGATGGACCTGTCACACCTGCAGACGTAATGACTGCTCGTGTTTCCACATGCGCTCCAGAGTCAGGAAGGTTCAGCCGAAGGCGACTCTGTGTCAGACTGACCTCTGAGCAATGAGCAGTTCATGACGTTACTGTGGGACTGTGGTCAGTGAAGAAACTGTGTTGAGCTTCATGTCACTGTTGGTTTTCATGCTTAGTGTCTGAAGTTCGACATTTCCATTAACTACCACAAGAACTTGAAATAAAGAGTTTGTCCATCCGTGCTCCTCAGCGCTGAGGGACAGTCAGGAGCCACGAAGCCTCGACCCTGGTGACCTTGGACTCCTGTGGGACACACACTCAGTGAGCTGCTGTAAACATCTCCAGCTCCCAACAGTGTTGGCTCACTTGATTGTGTGACATCATCCGCCCCCCCAAATGTTTCATTACTATTGAAGGaaaagtcagtgaatcagttcGGTGAAGCAGTTTGTGTTAATAGTGAAAGTCACATTCTAAGCGTGTTAATTCATTTCCTTTATTACCAGAgttattatttaaaaagaaactgTTCAACTGACGGATGTCAACACAAACTTAAAACTTCTGAATCAGTTAATGGATGAACGTGATGTGTGTCCAGATGATTTTGCAGCCTTCACAGAAAGACGTATCACAGACTGGCTTTTTAACAGAACCTTACATTTTGTGGATCCTAAAGAGTCTAAAACTGGCTCCTCTGATCTGATGCATTCTCAAACCGTAAACTAGAGGGTTATTGATGGGGGGAATGATCAAATACTCGAAAGACAAAACACCCGTGATAATTGGATTGAGTGTGTCAGCATCTAACCGAGTGAGAGACAGTTCACAGAAGACACAGAACGTATAGGTCACAAAGGTCAGAATGTGGGGCAGACAGGTTTGCAGCGCCTTCCCTCTGAACTCAGCTGAGCTTCTCCTGCAGACGAGCAGAATACGCAGGTAGGAGTAGAGCACCAAGAACAGGGGAATGAAGATGGTTGTTATCATCACAAACCGAGTcactatgttgttcagagccGTGTCCACGCAGGAGAGACGAACCACAGGCCAGTTGGAGCAGAAAAGCCTGGGAAGCTGGTTCCCACACAAGGGAAGATGGGCAGTGAGGTACAGACCAAAGCCACAAGCACAAGCAGGGTAGAGCACAGCAAAGAGCCAGAGTCTGAGGACGGCCCCCAGCGTCATCCTGCTGTGGTAGAGCAGAGGCTGGCAGATGGCCACAAACCGGTCAAAGGCCATGATGCTGAGGAGAGTCAGCTCACACGACGCATACGTATAGATCACATAAATCTGTAGGAAGCAGAACGGACGCGAGATGAGATGAGCGTCAGACAGCAGGTCCATCAGGAACCTGGGGAAGAAGCCGACGGAGCCGTACACAGAGTttagagacagacagcagatgAAAATGTACATGGGCTGATGCAGAGACTTCTCCAGACAGACGCTCAGAATGATGACGACATTAGCAGAGATGATGGTCATGAAGagcaacagacacagacagaagaagagatATCTGAGGGAGCCAAGGTCTGAGAACACAGTGAACTCAAAGGAGGACGGGGCCACGCTGGAGTTGGTCTTCATGTCTGATcgacagcagaaacaaaggagGAGCAGAAAATGTAGCTGTGAAAGAACAAGGTTAAAAAAGCGAGTGATGCTCCGTGTTTTCCTGTTTAACCTGCActtcagcagcaaacacagcacagcaacatGGACGCTGCACATTTCTAACAGCTAAACCAAAGAGAAGAGCGCGGTGACGCTTCCCAGTGCATGTCACCAGCATCTCCATCTGGTCCAAAGCGAGGCGGAGCCCAGCTTTTATCCACTGCACCTCGGTGCCCTGGGGTTTGATGCTTCAGAGATGAGTCCTGTACTATATGCTGTTGTTCAGTgtggtgaaatgtgtgtgttgtgtagtgAAAAGCTGTAATCTGGTTGTTTGTGATGAGagataagaagaaaaagaaaaacacaataataaaacacatcatACTGTACCCAATAAAGTTGAGGGTTTTCCGAACTGATATAATTAGTGTATGAATCAAAgtacaaataaaaaatgtgttctGGGGAAAAGCAATAAATTAACAGCAATTATTTTAGGCTGATGcaagttttatttcttttttttgtgtagtggaaacacagaaatgaCGGCACTGTGGATAAAGCCCCACACAGGTCGGAACCTTCATCTAGAGCTAACAGAACCAAACGTTCACATCAATAAGACTTTGTCACCCGGCAAACACAGCCTCTAGTTTAGACCAGGACACAATAATTTTCATCAGCCTGTCAGGAAACTGAACTCTGGACCGGACTGCACTCACAGTGAACAATGCCACGGCCACTTTACCATTGCCTACACTGTCTATTTTGTACCAAAgatcttctttctcttttcttattgaaattatattatatatttttttagtaGTCCACTTCTGTGGTCCTGTTTTTATTGGGGAGCGAGGGTGGTTCTGTGTTCTTATGTTGTTTTATACCGGGGGTTGTAACTTTGGTGATGATCGTTGCATCAAAGGTCACTGTTCTTGCAGCCTCGGAGCTTTGAGCCAGGAAACGAGATGATGATCTGACCAAAAGCAGACCCAGCCAATAGAAGCTGTGGCTTTGATGTGACGATCCTCAGCAGCACCAGAGCATTGTAGTGCCAGGGTTTCGTCCTGAGCACAACCATGTTGACTCCAGCAGCTTCATCTTCAGTTCATGCTGTGTTCTTTAAATGTCTTAAAGCTGATTGAGTTGAATTGGGAAGCTGACCTAAATATCCGGATGCTCCTTCCCAGcgattccttttcttttttttttcttttttttctcaatcccaaatatgtgtgatgttgctgtgttggtggacaggttaagtttctgctttagggtgtgtatgcgggtgTGTATCCTGtatacattcacacactgatgccagcagttGCCATGCAAGGCGCTCGCTCgaaacaccaggagcaacttggggttgttgctgtgcttttctctctctctctcccctcaccccaacaggtcgaggcagatggccgcccacatccagcctagttctgctggaggtttcttcctcgttagagagggagtttttcctctccactgttgctgtcaaatttaatgcttgctgtatgtgggatttgttgggtttagttgtgtgaggtcttaaaccttactttgtaaagtgccttgagataattttgttgtgatttggcgctatataaataaaatttaaaaattgaattgaaataacATAGACAAGATAGTTGTTTATTAGTCCCaaaaaacaagagcaggatcaaaattatatatacacacacacttccacttgtactgtgtgccactgtatatatgtgtgttttttattgtttgtactgcaattgcttccactgtcggactagcgccgggcaacctggctgctgatgggaagaGCCAACGATGCTGTGCTTAAAGGCGGAAGAGCCGTTCTGCGAGAGTTCACCACTGTCAAACACATCCCACTGCCTTGGCATCTGCAGGACCAGGTtatcttctcttcagtgagaggaagttgcctttgcagTAAACTGTTCACTCCTTGCAAATAAAAttctgaagaaggtctcaactgattgtgtctactttatttaatatttacaaagggaactaacaatttccctaacactaacactaataATAAAATCTAATAGCTAGTTATAATTGCTAGGTTTACAACTGAttctagtgagtgtgtgtgatgtacaggTAGGTGCTTATTGAACAGTCTAATTGCAGCAAAGAGCAAAGATCTTCTTCccacagcaagggtggatcagtctgtcactgaagctgctcccagATCGgaaagtgtgtcctgcagtgggtgaaagtCAAGGTCAAGGATAGATGTCGGCCAAATGCAGAGTAATTTGGCATAGACATAGttctaaattgtttttttagttgATGTCAAATAGGTATGTTAACGAACACATTTTCCAGTTTACCTGCCATAACAGCAGCCGCTTTAACTGGTATATtagctccagctggcaccctgccaagagccgttatgttacgtaaagagggccatcaccgacgcactctgtggggtgggatgcatgggctcgctgaccctgctgctgcctgcaaggcagagcaggattcctactcatgttcctatgagtctattaAGGAAGGAagcaccgaaggaagcaataaaaaacatcaacaatacaataagacagttttgctgctctgcttatttacgaaaaaaactaaataaagctcAAAagttgtttgcactgtaacgttaccaaaaattacagaaaagacgacagtacacccataTAGTTtcaacaaatgtgcaattaaaaatataaacagaaaaggcttgaaagcgtttccgtttttatattccgtttatttcgttatttcccctttcacctgtaccacctGTATGTAAAAAAATTCAAGTTGTCTGTAATTCTTTTATATGTCACATAATTTcgttctggaaaaacaaaagcaaaacctaTTTTGCCACCTATTATTCTTGATGCATCCAAATTAATTTCAATATATTCACTATACTTTAACCCTATATATCTTATAACTCCATCATCCCCACTATATTCCTCTTTCCGCCTCTTCATCAGGCTCAAATCCACTTCTGCCTCCTCCCATAACCATGGAGGTATTCCAGAATATGACATTGTTGGTCCTATTTCCCACTTCCTATATCTAATCCAGTGATTCATTTGTCTCTGATCCACCCAAAACTcctgacttattttcttcattcCTTTATTCTTTTCTTGACATGGTAATAAAAAACTTTTTGTAGGATGGTTCTGACTATGACCTCTTAGAGTCGCCCAGTAGGTGGCTATTAACTGTTGTCTTCTCCACCTGTAGAAAGGATGTTGTTCTCATTGCTCCACTGTATAATCTAAGAACTTCAATTTTTCTAGCACCGTTTTCAAGCCTGAAGAGTATATAACACATCCATAATCCATTACATAATCcattatatattattcttaaaATATTTCTGTCTGCTCCCCATTTCCGTCCCCTCAAATATCTCATTATGTTCAATATACTCTTACTTTtcgctacaattttctttacatgTTCTCTCCAGGATAAACCTTTATCAAACCACAGCCCAAGATATTTAAAACTATTGACTTGTTCTATCGTTTTTCATTTATCATCTTTTCCATAGTTTTTCCAATATGGGTGTCACGAACTGgcaatggaggaaggacccaaatgcacagtgttgGCTTGGTTAAGATCAGAGTTTTAATAATCacggtcaggcaggcagaggtcatacacgtggTGGTGGCAgacaggatccgacaaggagcaggcgaCGGCGAGATCTAAAatacaggcaatggtcagacttaCAGCACTGGATTGTCGGAGGCTGGGCTAGAGGCAGAGTCGGTGGCAAGCAaggtcaaaacacaaggcacgagtacaagaaatgctggaatgctagtgagtaatcaacgtagacaatcttGCGGGGAACTATggcaagaggtggtgcttaaattcTAAATGATTAATTGCTaacaggacacaggtgagtcaactaaaaccggaagtaaagctgaaactgaaaacctgggcactgaacaggaagtggtacaaaaataaaaccgtAAATGAGTGattgcagtggctaaatgacatgagctgtgacagaaccctcccgtttagggcggattcctagacgacCAAAAAAAGAAGATCAagacaagacaaagaaaaaaaaaaaaactcaacaaaGCAAGATGGGTGACGGGCCAGAACAAAACACTAGAGAGTCAAAACGCAGAAATGAGTTGCAGGTAACAGAATCAAGTCCATGTGAGGGAGTCCATAACAAGGATGCAAAGTCCAGGtattccttcacggagggtggTGGCAAGGAGAGTCTCGGCCGCCTGAACAAGACGCCCCCAGTGGCCCAACGCACGCGTTGGTGCTTTCCGGGCAGGCAACGCTCCAGTAGACTGGGGAGGCGCAGTGGTCGgcgacggcagaggccgcgccatcgcCGTGGCAGGAAACGGCAACCTTTGGACCGGAAGTCGCCTCCTGACCCGGACCGCCGAGGTGGCCGATGACATGGGAGGCAGTGCCATCCCTGCCTCCTGATGCGTGCAGCGCGAGAACACCCATCGGGCAGACGAGACATAAGTCCGCGGGATGCCGGAACCAAGGAGCAGGACAGAGTCAGTGACGAGGGCAGATGAGGCGTCGAAGCCacaaccagagacgaggacagacgagaCGACAGAACCAGATGAGGCGCCAGGGCCAGAGACGATCCCAGATGGGGGGCCTAGGCGGACACCGTTGGTGCTGGACCATCAGGAACTGAGGTAGGTGTGGCCGGGGCTGGGCCACCAGGAATCACTGCGGGTGTGGtcggtgccggaccaccaggagctgggACAGACGTAGCTGGATCCGGGCCACCAGGACCTGACGCAGATGTGGTCGGGACCCGACCGctaggagctgcacctgcacacaaaggAGCCAGGAGCCAGGAGCGGAATGTTGGCCAATGAAACCGAGAGCTAACAcgtgcaaatgttttctgttggccCAGGTGACCAGCCCACGGGACAGAGTGTGCTAGGTGTAAGACGAGTGGGCGGCAGCTAGCCGGGACAACAAGGCGAGATTTATCCCCAGCTTGTACATACAAAATGTCATTCTTAACCACACATTTTTCTTCACACAGGTTAGAGGGTTGATCAGACATCGCTTTTTCAAACATAGCTTTTAACGTCACATCCCCTTTCTGTAGCTCCGCTATATTTTCTGGTTCTTGCCAACCAATACCCTCCGGGTGCTCTGCAGCAACCTCCGAGGTTGGTGTGCCCAGGTACTTCTCCAGACGTTTCAGTCTGCGCGATTTTTTTGGGCCTCTGTCTCCACCCTGCAACAGACTTTCATCCATGTCTGGTAGAGGTTGGAGTCCTGCCCTGGCTTGTGCCCGCGTAAAGGCCGGACATGACAGATGACCTGGTAACACAGAGTCAACATTTCCcgtgctcctctctgtgctttgtAATAAGTCACACAACACTGGCAAATCA
This genomic interval from Betta splendens chromosome 21, fBetSpl5.4, whole genome shotgun sequence contains the following:
- the LOC114847357 gene encoding olfactory receptor 10J5-like — protein: MKTNSSVAPSSFEFTVFSDLGSLRYLFFCLCLLLFMTIISANVVIILSVCLEKSLHQPMYIFICCLSLNSVYGSVGFFPRFLMDLLSDAHLISRPFCFLQIYVIYTYASCELTLLSIMAFDRFVAICQPLLYHSRMTLGAVLRLWLFAVLYPACACGFGLYLTAHLPLCGNQLPRLFCSNWPVVRLSCVDTALNNIVTRFVMITTIFIPLFLVLYSYLRILLVCRRSSAEFRGKALQTCLPHILTFVTYTFCVFCELSLTRLDADTLNPIITGVLSFEYLIIPPINNPLVYGLRMHQIRGASFRLFRIHKM
- the LOC114846930 gene encoding olfactory receptor 51L1-like; translated protein: MSNSSVAPSSFEFTVFSDLGSLRYLFFCLCLLLFMTIISANVVIILSVCLEKSLHQPMYIFICCLSLNSVYGSVGFFPRFLMDLLSDAHLISRPFCFTQMYVIYTYVGHEVSLLTVMAYDRLVAICQPLHYHSKMTFWAVLSLLVFTVLYPVFILSYFFYLSISLSLCGNALKHIYCTNWSILLLSCVDKVVNNITGQCLAVASVFIPLFFILYSYLRILLVCRRSSAEFRGKALQTCLPHILTFMNFCISVFIEISLSLYKVDDVNPIDVIVLSLEFLIIPPISNPLVYGLNLPQIRTAHRHFRNNKELCVYMRCS